In Neorhizobium sp. NCHU2750, a single genomic region encodes these proteins:
- a CDS encoding ABC transporter substrate-binding protein has product MNRFSKFSASLLAGALLAFPALSSELRIGLNDDADTLDPAQSRTFVGRIVYTAMCDKLLDIDQTTKIVPQLATSWAWSDGGKVLTMKIREGVKFQDETPLDADAVVYTIQRNMTMPESRRKSELASVAKVEATGPYEVKFTLKSPDVTLLSQLTDRAGMIVSPKAAKELGANFGSHPVCAGPFKFVERVQQDRIVLEKFADYWDKDKIHIDKVTYLPIPDTTVKLANLRSGDLDLAERIAASDVASVKADPKLNYADVIGPGYMAMYVNIGNGSRADNPLGKDKRLRQAFSLAIDREALNQIVFEGTAMAGNQPYPPTSPWFNKDIPVPTRDIAKAKELMKEAGYDHLDVELQHANNTTQTQMMQVIQSMVAEAGFNVTLKATEFATLLSEQTAGNYQLSRSDWSGRTDPDGNLHQFVTCKGGLNDVKYCNPEVDKLLNEARTLQDDGERKQRYDAAAKILNDDMPIIYLGHQPYAYAISKKVKGFTPWPDGMIHLQGITKD; this is encoded by the coding sequence ATGAATAGATTTTCCAAATTTTCGGCATCGCTGCTCGCCGGCGCATTGCTGGCTTTTCCAGCCCTTTCGTCGGAACTTCGCATCGGTCTCAACGATGACGCAGATACGCTGGACCCGGCCCAGTCACGCACATTTGTTGGCCGTATCGTCTACACCGCAATGTGCGACAAGCTGCTCGATATCGACCAGACCACCAAGATCGTCCCGCAGCTTGCCACATCCTGGGCGTGGTCCGATGGCGGCAAGGTGCTGACCATGAAGATCCGCGAAGGCGTCAAGTTCCAGGACGAGACGCCGCTCGATGCGGATGCCGTCGTCTATACGATCCAGCGCAACATGACGATGCCGGAATCCCGCCGCAAGAGCGAGCTGGCTTCGGTCGCCAAGGTTGAGGCGACCGGCCCCTATGAGGTCAAGTTCACGCTGAAGTCGCCCGACGTGACGCTGCTGTCGCAGCTGACCGACCGCGCCGGCATGATCGTGTCGCCGAAGGCAGCCAAGGAACTCGGTGCCAATTTCGGCAGCCATCCGGTCTGCGCCGGTCCGTTCAAGTTCGTCGAGCGCGTCCAGCAGGACCGTATCGTGCTGGAAAAATTCGCCGACTACTGGGACAAGGACAAGATCCATATCGACAAGGTGACCTACCTGCCGATTCCGGACACGACGGTCAAGCTCGCCAACCTGCGTTCGGGTGACCTCGACCTTGCAGAACGCATCGCAGCCTCCGACGTCGCGTCGGTCAAGGCCGATCCGAAGCTCAATTATGCCGATGTCATCGGCCCCGGCTACATGGCCATGTATGTCAATATCGGCAACGGCTCGCGCGCCGACAATCCGCTCGGCAAGGACAAGCGCCTGCGCCAGGCCTTCTCGCTTGCCATCGATCGCGAGGCGCTCAACCAGATCGTCTTTGAAGGCACGGCCATGGCCGGCAACCAGCCTTACCCGCCGACGAGCCCGTGGTTCAACAAGGATATCCCGGTTCCGACCCGCGATATCGCCAAGGCCAAGGAGCTGATGAAGGAGGCAGGCTACGATCATCTCGACGTCGAGCTGCAGCATGCCAACAACACCACCCAGACCCAGATGATGCAGGTCATCCAGTCGATGGTGGCCGAGGCCGGCTTCAACGTGACGCTGAAGGCCACCGAGTTCGCCACGCTTCTCTCCGAACAGACCGCCGGCAACTACCAGCTGTCGCGCTCAGACTGGTCGGGCCGCACCGATCCGGACGGCAATCTCCACCAGTTCGTCACCTGCAAGGGCGGCCTCAACGACGTGAAATACTGCAACCCGGAAGTCGACAAGCTCCTGAATGAAGCCCGCACGCTTCAGGACGATGGCGAGCGCAAGCAGCGCTACGATGCTGCAGCCAAGATCCTCAACGACGACATGCCGATCATCTATCTCGGCCATCAGCCCTACGCCTATGCGATTTCCAAGAAGGTCAAGGGCTTCACCCCCTGGCCGGACGGCATGATCCACCTTCAGGGCATCACCAAGGACTGA
- a CDS encoding ATP-binding protein → MQVGIDMGTVTGGQPAKLDIEELLATRLLVQGNSGSGKSHLLRRLLEQSAPWVQQVVIDPEGDFVTLSDKYGHVVVDGERTEAELAGIANRIRKNRVSCVLTLEGLDLEEQMRAAAAFLNGMFDADRGYWYPVLVVVDEAQMFAPSVGGDVSEDARKMSLGAMTNLMCRGRKRGLAGVIATQRLAKLAKNVAAEASNFLMGRTFLDIDMARAADLLGMDRRQAEMFRDLKRGNFVALGPALSRRPLPIVIGTVETSARSSSPKLMPLPDAPQDVEDLIFTPDPEEFARPLTAVRRPTPTPRPTTDILAELSRSAPAASQPSPSEPRIPVPELTEEEREERLMAVLSEILDDPQSAYRTDSVLYQDFLVRARMRRLPGPPLSLGDFRRRTAIARSGVDAATAQSEAWATVLSLSNGVSDDLQGVFLMMAKAALGAEPCPSDARIARAYGTHSARRARRLLGYFEEQGLIVVHTDFAGKRIVAFPDLQAETAPGSAEAQDESEAKHAAE, encoded by the coding sequence TTGCAGGTCGGCATCGATATGGGAACTGTGACCGGCGGGCAGCCGGCCAAGCTCGATATCGAGGAGCTTCTGGCCACCCGTCTGCTCGTTCAGGGCAATTCCGGCTCGGGAAAATCGCATCTCCTGCGCCGGCTTCTGGAACAGTCTGCCCCCTGGGTGCAGCAGGTCGTCATCGATCCGGAAGGTGACTTCGTCACGCTGTCGGACAAATACGGCCATGTCGTCGTCGATGGTGAACGCACCGAGGCTGAGCTTGCCGGCATTGCCAACCGTATCCGCAAGAACCGCGTCTCCTGCGTGCTCACACTCGAGGGCCTCGATCTCGAAGAGCAGATGCGTGCCGCCGCCGCCTTCCTCAACGGCATGTTCGATGCCGACCGCGGTTACTGGTATCCGGTTCTGGTCGTCGTCGATGAGGCGCAGATGTTCGCCCCCTCCGTCGGCGGCGATGTCTCGGAAGATGCCCGCAAAATGTCGCTCGGCGCGATGACCAACCTGATGTGCCGCGGCCGTAAGCGCGGCTTGGCCGGTGTCATTGCCACCCAGCGTCTGGCAAAACTCGCCAAGAATGTTGCCGCCGAAGCCTCGAACTTTTTGATGGGCCGTACATTTCTCGACATCGACATGGCGCGCGCTGCCGACCTTCTCGGCATGGACCGCCGCCAGGCGGAAATGTTCCGTGATCTGAAACGCGGCAATTTCGTCGCCCTCGGCCCGGCTTTGTCGCGCCGTCCGCTGCCGATCGTCATCGGCACGGTGGAAACCTCGGCCCGTTCGTCGAGCCCCAAGCTGATGCCGCTGCCGGATGCGCCGCAGGATGTCGAGGACCTGATCTTCACGCCCGATCCCGAAGAATTTGCAAGGCCGCTCACAGCCGTGCGACGCCCGACGCCGACACCGCGTCCGACCACCGATATTCTGGCCGAACTCTCTCGCTCGGCGCCGGCTGCAAGCCAGCCATCTCCATCGGAGCCCCGCATCCCGGTGCCGGAACTGACGGAAGAGGAGCGCGAGGAGAGGCTGATGGCGGTACTCTCCGAAATTCTCGACGATCCGCAATCGGCCTATCGCACCGACAGCGTCCTCTATCAGGACTTTCTCGTGCGCGCCCGCATGCGTCGGCTGCCGGGGCCGCCGCTGTCGCTCGGCGATTTCCGCCGCCGCACCGCGATCGCCAGATCCGGTGTCGATGCGGCGACGGCGCAGAGCGAGGCCTGGGCGACCGTTCTGTCGCTGTCGAACGGCGTCTCCGACGATCTTCAGGGCGTCTTCCTGATGATGGCCAAGGCGGCGCTGGGCGCCGAACCTTGCCCGTCCGATGCCCGCATCGCCCGTGCCTATGGCACCCATTCGGCCCGTCGCGCCCGACGTCTTCTCGGTTATTTCGAGGAGCAAGGGCTGATCGTCGTGCATACGGATTTCGCCGGCAAGCGCATCGTCGCCTTCCCGGATCTGCAGGCCGAAACTGCCCCCGGCAGCGCTGAAGCGCAGGATGAGAGCGAGGCCAAACACGCGGCAGAGTAG
- a CDS encoding ABC transporter permease — MPVYIGKRLLVAIPTLLIISIFVFSLQKLLPGDPVLAMAGEERDAATIEFLREKYHLNDPMPVQYARWLGGVVTGDFGMSLRTNQPVLELIEQKLPVTIQLAVMAMFFAIIIGIPIGIIAAVKKNTWIDYLANIVALSGLSIPNFWLGIMLILLVSVKLGWLPASGYESIFVDPVRSIETMIMPAFVLGNALAATLMRHTRSAMVAVLSSDYIRTARAKGLSPREVVLSHSFRNALLPVITLLALLFGELLAGAVLTEQIFTIPGFGKMIVDAVFTRDYAVVQGIVLCTATAFILMNLIADVAYVLLNPRLRATI; from the coding sequence ATGCCTGTTTACATCGGCAAGCGGCTTCTCGTCGCCATCCCGACGCTGCTGATCATTTCGATCTTCGTCTTTTCACTGCAGAAGCTTCTGCCCGGTGATCCGGTGCTTGCCATGGCGGGCGAGGAGCGCGACGCGGCAACGATCGAGTTCCTGCGCGAGAAATACCATCTCAACGATCCGATGCCGGTCCAGTACGCTCGCTGGCTCGGTGGCGTCGTGACCGGTGATTTCGGCATGTCGCTCAGAACCAATCAACCCGTGCTGGAACTGATCGAGCAGAAACTGCCTGTGACCATCCAGCTTGCCGTGATGGCCATGTTCTTTGCCATCATCATCGGCATTCCGATCGGCATCATCGCGGCGGTGAAGAAGAATACCTGGATCGACTACCTTGCCAATATCGTGGCGCTGTCGGGCCTCTCCATCCCGAATTTCTGGCTCGGCATCATGCTGATCCTGCTTGTCTCGGTAAAGCTCGGCTGGCTGCCGGCATCCGGCTACGAATCGATCTTCGTCGATCCGGTCCGCTCCATCGAGACGATGATCATGCCGGCCTTCGTGCTCGGCAATGCGCTCGCCGCAACCCTGATGCGCCACACCCGTTCGGCCATGGTCGCCGTCCTGAGTTCCGATTATATCCGCACCGCCCGCGCCAAGGGCCTGTCGCCGCGTGAAGTGGTCCTGTCGCACAGTTTCCGCAACGCGCTTCTGCCCGTCATCACGCTTCTGGCGCTGCTGTTCGGCGAACTGCTTGCCGGCGCCGTGTTGACCGAACAGATCTTCACCATTCCGGGCTTCGGCAAGATGATCGTAGATGCCGTATTCACCCGCGATTACGCCGTCGTACAGGGCATTGTGCTGTGCACTGCCACCGCCTTCATCCTGATGAACCTCATTGCCGACGTCGCCTATGTCCTGCTCAATCCGCGCCTCAGGGCGACCATCTGA
- the rpsD gene encoding 30S ribosomal protein S4 has protein sequence MSKRESSKYKIDRRMGENIWGRPKSPVNRREYGPGQHGQRRKGKLSDFGVQLRAKQKLKGYYGDIREKQFRAIYEEANRRKGDTGENLIGLLESRLDAIVYRAKFVPTVFAARQFVNHGHVTVNGVRVNIGSYRCKAGDVIEVRQKSKQLVTVLEAVSLAERDVPDYIEVDHNKMVATYARVPALSDVPYPVIMEPSLVVEFYSR, from the coding sequence ATGAGCAAGCGCGAATCGTCCAAGTACAAAATTGACCGCCGTATGGGCGAAAACATCTGGGGCCGTCCGAAGTCCCCGGTAAACCGCCGCGAATACGGCCCGGGCCAGCACGGCCAGCGCCGCAAGGGCAAGCTCTCCGACTTCGGTGTTCAGCTCCGCGCCAAGCAGAAGCTGAAGGGCTACTACGGCGATATCCGCGAGAAGCAGTTCCGCGCCATCTACGAAGAAGCCAACCGCCGCAAGGGCGACACCGGTGAAAACCTGATCGGCCTGCTGGAATCGCGCCTCGACGCCATCGTCTACCGCGCCAAGTTCGTTCCGACGGTCTTCGCTGCCCGTCAGTTCGTCAACCACGGCCACGTCACGGTCAACGGCGTTCGCGTCAACATCGGTTCCTACCGTTGCAAGGCTGGCGACGTCATCGAAGTTCGCCAGAAGTCCAAGCAGCTCGTTACGGTTCTCGAAGCCGTTTCGCTCGCTGAACGCGACGTTCCGGACTATATCGAAGTCGACCACAACAAGATGGTTGCCACTTACGCCCGCGTACCGGCTCTCTCGGATGTACCGTACCCGGTCATCATGGAACCGTCGCTGGTCGTCGAATTCTACTCGCGTTAA
- a CDS encoding FadR/GntR family transcriptional regulator yields the protein MVRQAVTPDNSNYALGRLRAMIAASEFGSEGRLPTERALTDMLGVSRRAVRRALEVLGSEGLIWRRQGAGTFVGEKPDGWSDHVEALVAGTDIMEIMEVRLRIEPQLAQLAAMRAKPAEIERMRALAEKTGLSTDADSKELWDGAFHRQIAQSAGNQLFLSIFDVVNRIRQDDAWQSIRERARSFASDPKRSFRQHLAIIEAIAARDPGRAGEAMREHLLMHQERLIRATSLEALGEAAEARPAEIDLQNAEPDNGGVFGAMP from the coding sequence ATGGTGCGGCAAGCCGTGACACCGGATAATTCCAACTATGCGCTTGGCCGCTTGCGGGCGATGATCGCTGCAAGCGAGTTCGGCAGCGAAGGCAGGCTTCCGACCGAGAGAGCGCTGACCGATATGCTCGGTGTCAGCCGCCGGGCCGTCCGTCGCGCGCTGGAAGTGCTGGGATCCGAAGGGCTGATCTGGCGTCGCCAGGGGGCGGGAACCTTTGTCGGCGAAAAGCCGGACGGCTGGAGCGACCACGTTGAGGCGCTGGTTGCCGGGACCGACATCATGGAAATCATGGAAGTCCGTCTGCGCATCGAGCCGCAACTGGCGCAGCTCGCAGCAATGCGTGCCAAGCCGGCGGAAATCGAGCGCATGCGGGCGCTTGCCGAAAAGACCGGGCTCAGCACAGACGCCGATTCCAAGGAATTGTGGGACGGCGCCTTTCACCGGCAGATCGCCCAGAGCGCCGGAAATCAGCTCTTCTTGTCGATCTTCGATGTCGTCAATCGCATCCGGCAGGATGATGCATGGCAGTCGATCCGTGAGCGTGCCCGCAGCTTTGCCTCCGACCCGAAGCGTTCATTCAGGCAGCATCTCGCCATTATCGAGGCGATTGCTGCCCGTGATCCCGGCCGGGCAGGCGAGGCGATGCGCGAACACCTTCTCATGCATCAGGAACGTCTCATTCGCGCCACCTCGCTCGAAGCGCTGGGGGAGGCGGCCGAGGCGAGGCCCGCTGAGATCGATCTGCAGAATGCAGAGCCGGATAATGGCGGCGTATTCGGCGCCATGCCCTGA
- the sthA gene encoding Si-specific NAD(P)(+) transhydrogenase, with protein sequence MHQYDLIVVGSGPAGRRAAIQAAKLDKKVLVVEQGRRVGGVSVHTGTIPSKTLRETALNLSGWRERGFYGRSYRVKQEISAEDLRRRLLITLDHEVDVLEHQFARNRVQHIRGKARFVSKDTIEIVKDDDDIINVTGKSILLAVGTRPYRPSSIPFDGKSVLDSDELLEVHNLPRSIVVIGAGVIGIEYATIFSALDAAVTVIDPKPTLLDFIDKEIIEDFTYQLRDRNMKLLLGQKAEKVEKLPDGKLSVSVDTGRRIITDMVLFAAGRVGATDSLNLAAAGLEADSRGRLRVNPETFETAVPGIFAAGDVVGFPSLASTSMEQGRIAARVAVGAIAMEPQKYFPYGIYAVPEISTCGLTEEEMKERGIPYECGIARFRETSRGHIMGLDSGLLKLIFSLKTRRLLGVHIVGEGATELVHIGQAVLNLKGTVEYFVENTFNYPTLAEAYKIAGLDAWNRMGEKPQDPAAHDSVKQTDNMTPTTVAKTEKADKKSASK encoded by the coding sequence ATGCACCAGTACGACCTCATCGTGGTTGGCAGCGGGCCGGCCGGGCGCCGCGCGGCCATTCAGGCAGCCAAGCTCGACAAGAAGGTTCTCGTCGTCGAACAAGGTCGCAGGGTTGGCGGCGTCTCGGTGCATACCGGCACGATCCCATCCAAGACGCTGCGCGAGACGGCACTCAACCTGTCCGGCTGGCGCGAACGCGGTTTCTACGGCCGCTCCTACCGGGTGAAGCAGGAAATCAGCGCGGAAGACCTGCGCCGCCGGCTGCTGATCACGCTCGACCACGAGGTCGACGTGCTGGAACACCAGTTCGCCCGAAACCGCGTCCAGCACATCCGCGGCAAGGCCCGCTTCGTCTCGAAAGACACGATCGAGATCGTCAAGGATGACGACGACATCATCAACGTGACCGGCAAGAGCATCCTGCTGGCCGTCGGCACCCGCCCCTACCGTCCGAGCTCCATCCCGTTCGATGGCAAGAGCGTTCTCGATAGCGACGAGCTTCTGGAAGTCCACAACCTGCCGCGTTCGATCGTGGTCATCGGCGCCGGCGTCATCGGCATCGAATATGCGACGATCTTTTCCGCACTCGATGCGGCCGTGACAGTCATCGATCCGAAGCCGACGCTGCTCGACTTCATCGACAAGGAAATCATCGAGGATTTCACCTATCAGCTGCGCGACCGCAACATGAAGCTCCTGCTCGGCCAGAAGGCGGAGAAGGTGGAAAAGCTGCCGGACGGCAAATTGTCCGTTTCCGTCGATACGGGCCGCCGGATCATTACCGACATGGTGCTGTTTGCCGCGGGCCGTGTCGGTGCGACCGACAGCCTTAACCTTGCCGCCGCCGGCCTGGAGGCCGACAGCCGCGGGCGCCTCAGGGTCAACCCGGAGACGTTCGAGACGGCGGTGCCCGGCATCTTCGCCGCGGGTGACGTCGTCGGCTTTCCGAGCCTTGCCTCGACCTCGATGGAACAGGGCCGCATCGCCGCGCGCGTCGCCGTCGGCGCCATCGCCATGGAGCCGCAGAAATACTTCCCCTACGGCATCTATGCCGTGCCGGAAATTTCCACCTGCGGCCTTACCGAGGAGGAAATGAAGGAGCGCGGCATTCCCTATGAATGCGGCATTGCCCGTTTCCGCGAGACCTCGCGCGGCCATATCATGGGCCTCGACAGCGGCCTTTTGAAGCTCATCTTCTCGCTCAAGACCCGCCGCCTGCTCGGCGTCCATATTGTCGGTGAAGGCGCCACCGAACTCGTCCACATCGGCCAGGCGGTGCTGAACCTCAAGGGCACGGTCGAATATTTCGTCGAGAACACGTTCAACTATCCAACCCTTGCCGAAGCCTACAAGATCGCCGGCCTCGACGCCTGGAACCGGATGGGCGAAAAGCCGCAGGATCCCGCCGCGCACGACAGTGTCAAACAGACCGACAACATGACGCCGACGACGGTAGCGAAGACCGAGAAAGCCGACAAGAAGTCCGCTTCGAAATAG
- the phoA gene encoding alkaline phosphatase produces the protein MFKALFRTGPALIAALLATSTVIPAQAQDSAEKLLQRAAQGDLSQPGGARRLSGDITEAFKASIVDGAPKNVILLIGDGMGDSEITVARNYALGAGQFFKGIDALPITGQYTHYSLDKKTGKPTYVTDSAASGTAWATGVKSYNGAIGVDIREQPHQTLLEMAKAAGLATGNVSTAELQDATPAVQIAHVTGRKCYAPSSTTEKCPSNALENGGLGSITEQLINARADVTLGGGAKSFAETAKAGEWKGKTLMDQAKARGYKVVTSLDEMQAVTKADDSAPLLGLFAEGNMPVRWEGPKASHYGNVEKEPVTCKVNDKRGASVPTLAQMTTKAIDLLKTREKGFFLQVEGASIDKQDHAANPCGQIGETVDLDEAVQEALKFARADGHTLVIVTADHAHASQIIDAEAKAPGLTEALMTKDGAVMAVSYGNSDEADDQGHTGTQLRIAAYGPRAANVTGLTDQTDMFYTISDALGLKPQKAAMK, from the coding sequence ATGTTCAAGGCTCTTTTCCGTACCGGTCCGGCCCTTATCGCCGCGTTGCTCGCAACGTCGACCGTCATTCCGGCACAGGCGCAGGACAGCGCCGAAAAGCTGCTGCAGCGTGCCGCCCAGGGCGATCTCAGCCAGCCCGGTGGTGCCCGTCGCCTGTCCGGCGACATTACCGAAGCCTTCAAGGCCTCGATCGTCGACGGCGCGCCGAAGAACGTCATCCTGCTGATCGGCGATGGCATGGGCGATTCCGAAATCACCGTTGCGCGCAATTATGCGCTCGGCGCCGGCCAGTTCTTCAAGGGCATCGATGCCCTGCCGATCACCGGCCAGTACACCCACTATTCGCTCGACAAGAAGACCGGCAAGCCGACCTATGTGACCGATTCCGCCGCCTCCGGCACGGCCTGGGCGACCGGCGTGAAGAGCTATAACGGCGCGATCGGCGTCGATATCCGCGAACAGCCGCACCAGACACTGCTCGAAATGGCAAAGGCCGCGGGTCTTGCCACCGGCAATGTCTCGACCGCCGAATTGCAGGATGCAACGCCCGCCGTGCAGATCGCCCATGTTACGGGCCGCAAGTGCTACGCCCCGTCCTCGACCACTGAAAAATGCCCGTCCAACGCGCTTGAAAACGGCGGCCTAGGGTCGATCACCGAACAGCTGATCAATGCCCGCGCCGACGTGACGCTCGGCGGTGGCGCCAAGAGCTTCGCCGAAACCGCCAAGGCCGGCGAGTGGAAGGGCAAGACGCTGATGGACCAGGCCAAGGCCCGCGGCTACAAGGTCGTCACCAGTCTCGACGAGATGCAGGCCGTCACCAAGGCTGATGACAGTGCACCGCTGCTCGGCCTTTTCGCCGAAGGCAATATGCCCGTCCGCTGGGAAGGCCCGAAGGCCAGCCACTACGGCAATGTCGAGAAGGAGCCGGTCACCTGCAAGGTCAACGACAAGCGCGGTGCCTCCGTCCCGACGCTCGCGCAGATGACGACGAAGGCGATCGATCTCCTGAAGACCCGGGAAAAGGGCTTCTTCCTGCAGGTTGAAGGCGCCTCCATCGACAAGCAGGACCATGCCGCCAACCCCTGCGGCCAGATCGGCGAGACCGTCGATCTCGACGAAGCCGTTCAGGAAGCGTTGAAGTTCGCCAGGGCCGATGGCCATACGCTCGTCATCGTCACCGCCGACCATGCCCATGCCAGCCAGATCATCGACGCCGAAGCCAAGGCCCCCGGCCTGACCGAGGCGCTGATGACCAAGGACGGCGCCGTCATGGCCGTCAGCTACGGCAATTCCGACGAGGCTGACGACCAGGGCCATACCGGCACGCAGCTGCGCATTGCAGCCTACGGCCCGCGCGCCGCAAACGTCACCGGCCTGACCGACCAGACGGACATGTTCTACACGATCAGCGACGCTCTCGGCCTCAAGCCCCAGAAGGCGGCAATGAAGTAA
- a CDS encoding ABC transporter permease, protein MKRNRSALVGMIIVLFFAILAIAAPILPIPDPIATSWSAIRKAPSAAHWFGTDDLGRDILSRMIYGAQASLMAGVVSVAIAVVIGVPFGLVAGYFGGWVDMVISRVTEALLAMPFLIMAIALAAFLGPSLTNAMIAIGLSAMPTFVRLTRGQVLAVKTEDYVEGARSIGLNHVDIMTRYILPNVFAPIIVQATLTVATAIIAEASLSFLGLGQQAPAPSWGSMLNTAKNFLSQAPWMAMWPGIAIFLVVIGFNLLGDGLRDALDPREA, encoded by the coding sequence ATGAAGCGCAACAGGTCAGCGCTTGTCGGCATGATCATCGTGCTGTTCTTCGCCATCCTCGCCATTGCCGCGCCGATCCTGCCTATACCCGACCCGATTGCCACCAGCTGGTCGGCGATCCGCAAGGCCCCGTCCGCCGCCCATTGGTTCGGCACCGACGATCTCGGCCGCGACATTCTCTCGCGGATGATCTACGGCGCCCAGGCCTCGCTGATGGCCGGCGTGGTGTCGGTGGCGATCGCGGTCGTCATCGGCGTGCCCTTCGGTCTCGTCGCCGGCTATTTCGGCGGCTGGGTCGATATGGTCATCTCACGCGTGACGGAAGCTTTGTTGGCCATGCCCTTCCTGATCATGGCCATTGCGCTTGCAGCCTTTCTCGGCCCGAGCCTCACCAATGCGATGATCGCCATCGGCCTCTCGGCCATGCCCACCTTCGTCCGCCTGACCCGTGGCCAGGTTCTGGCGGTCAAGACGGAGGATTATGTCGAGGGTGCCCGTTCGATCGGCCTCAACCATGTCGACATCATGACCCGCTATATCCTGCCCAATGTGTTCGCCCCGATCATCGTCCAGGCGACGCTGACCGTCGCGACCGCCATCATTGCCGAGGCGAGCCTGTCCTTCCTCGGCCTCGGCCAGCAGGCGCCGGCCCCGAGCTGGGGCTCGATGCTCAATACCGCCAAGAACTTCCTCAGCCAGGCGCCATGGATGGCGATGTGGCCGGGTATTGCCATCTTCCTCGTCGTCATCGGCTTCAACCTCCTCGGTGACGGCCTGCGTGACGCTCTCGATCCCCGCGAAGCCTGA